In Paenibacillus kyungheensis, the following are encoded in one genomic region:
- a CDS encoding multicopper oxidase family protein gives MKSLLTSLFILNIRTSISFTSLLIGLAIITGCSASPSTTTSPSSESPSTSVHTEHSMSMDHIGTTATAPEGSVTKRPTQITTPPQTITSKMINLTAQTSYLEIEKGKYLPVWTFNRSVPGPQIEVTEGDIVTIHLKNKLNVPLSLHVHGVVLPNDMDGVPGMTQDAIQPGDSFTYTFKANHAGTYWYHSHQDSLNQIGKGLYGSFIVKKKQDSVSADHTLVLDEWSDPNTTAPESESNTLAINSNLGAYNIYTVNGRSGKSIEPIVVHQGDHVRLRLIHAGNMTQTLYIHSPAYRVTATDGQDINQPQVLKNGLLVIAPGERYDIEFTADQVGLSWIGMVGESTFAQSVRIPILIEKANSQPTATEIEQQITAHQAQMVSIPDGNQATLDLTTYGQPTTSEFTLSSAFDREYTLDLDMGVIDGKMSYTINKEAYPQVSQLKVKTGEAVKITLINESKNEDHPMHLHGHSFEVLSKNGQSLTGSPIWKDTINVRPGDTYVIAFRANNPGMWMVHCHELHHASMGMMTDVIYEDYKSQYQPDPEAGNISE, from the coding sequence GTGAAATCATTATTAACATCTCTATTTATACTCAATATACGCACTTCTATTAGCTTCACTTCCTTGCTGATTGGCTTAGCGATAATAACCGGCTGTAGCGCATCACCATCAACAACAACTTCCCCTTCATCAGAGTCACCAAGTACATCTGTACATACCGAACATTCTATGTCGATGGATCATATAGGCACAACAGCTACTGCGCCAGAAGGTAGTGTCACGAAGCGCCCTACTCAGATAACAACGCCACCGCAGACCATCACAAGCAAAATGATCAATTTAACTGCGCAAACGTCTTATTTAGAAATTGAAAAAGGTAAATATTTGCCTGTATGGACATTCAATCGTTCTGTACCCGGCCCACAGATCGAAGTGACGGAAGGCGATATAGTGACGATCCATTTAAAAAATAAACTTAACGTACCTCTTTCGCTACATGTTCATGGTGTGGTCTTACCAAATGATATGGACGGCGTGCCCGGAATGACTCAAGATGCGATTCAACCGGGGGACAGCTTCACTTATACGTTCAAAGCGAATCATGCAGGTACGTACTGGTATCATTCTCATCAAGATAGCTTAAATCAGATTGGTAAAGGATTATACGGCTCTTTTATTGTGAAGAAAAAGCAAGATTCTGTCTCTGCTGATCATACACTGGTACTTGATGAATGGTCAGATCCCAATACAACTGCTCCTGAAAGTGAAAGTAATACACTAGCTATCAATAGTAATCTAGGTGCTTACAATATCTATACGGTTAATGGACGAAGCGGAAAATCTATTGAACCGATCGTAGTTCATCAAGGGGATCATGTACGTTTGCGATTGATTCATGCAGGTAATATGACTCAGACATTATATATTCATTCCCCTGCTTATCGTGTCACAGCAACTGATGGACAAGATATCAATCAACCTCAGGTATTGAAAAATGGATTACTTGTTATCGCTCCTGGCGAACGGTATGATATCGAATTTACAGCAGATCAGGTGGGTCTATCGTGGATAGGTATGGTCGGAGAGTCTACATTTGCACAATCTGTTCGTATTCCTATTCTAATCGAGAAGGCTAATAGTCAACCTACTGCAACTGAAATAGAGCAACAGATTACAGCGCACCAAGCACAGATGGTATCTATTCCAGATGGTAACCAAGCAACGCTTGATCTTACAACCTATGGTCAACCAACCACAAGTGAGTTTACATTATCTTCTGCATTTGATCGTGAATACACGTTAGATTTGGATATGGGTGTAATTGATGGTAAAATGTCATATACGATTAATAAAGAAGCCTATCCTCAAGTTAGCCAGCTCAAAGTCAAAACAGGGGAAGCTGTCAAAATAACATTGATTAATGAATCGAAAAATGAAGATCACCCTATGCATCTTCATGGTCATTCATTTGAAGTATTATCCAAAAATGGTCAATCATTAACAGGCTCACCGATCTGGAAAGATACTATCAATGTGCGCCCCGGTGACACTTATGTCATTGCTTTTCGTGCAAATAACCCGGGGATGTGGATGGTGCATTGTCATGAACTTCATCACGCATCTATGGGCATGATGACTGATGTCATCTATGAAGATTACAAATCGCAATATCAACCTGATCCAGAAGCAGGCAATATTTCAGAGTAA
- a CDS encoding cellulose binding domain-containing protein has protein sequence MGNKSKKASLILAATILGTTAGSFLVAPSVNAAIESNVVKNDINWDTPSAPAAPSQVNARAGSEQVVLTWAPVDNAKSYNVRRYNVVNNTYDSFKANETTVLTTGVTDAVYTDTSVTNGQIYGYVVNAVYGDGQMSQLSMPVIATPMAMSGNVKDSIVLQYKSGTTAGSNSIQPTFNIMNTSGTPVNLSDIRVRYYFNGGKDLTAKNFSASNVSFGSRNIEPNFVSLEKTYAQADSYIELLFNAEAGIIRAGGETGPMTFTIQKNQSGSSQANDYSYKDTSELTEWNKVAVYYQGDLVWGTEPDLNN, from the coding sequence ATGGGAAACAAATCTAAAAAAGCTTCACTTATACTTGCTGCTACTATTCTGGGAACAACGGCGGGAAGTTTTCTTGTGGCGCCTAGCGTTAATGCTGCAATCGAAAGCAATGTAGTGAAAAACGATATTAACTGGGATACTCCTTCTGCTCCAGCCGCACCTTCTCAAGTGAATGCTCGTGCAGGTTCTGAACAAGTCGTTTTAACTTGGGCTCCTGTTGATAATGCCAAAAGTTACAACGTAAGACGTTATAATGTAGTAAACAATACGTATGATAGTTTTAAAGCTAACGAAACGACTGTTTTGACAACAGGTGTAACCGATGCAGTCTATACAGATACTTCTGTAACAAATGGTCAAATCTATGGTTACGTAGTGAATGCAGTATACGGTGATGGACAAATGAGCCAATTGTCGATGCCTGTTATAGCTACACCGATGGCAATGTCCGGCAATGTAAAAGATTCGATCGTATTGCAATACAAATCAGGTACAACAGCAGGTAGCAACAGCATCCAACCTACATTTAATATTATGAACACTAGCGGTACACCTGTGAACTTGAGTGATATTCGTGTACGTTACTATTTCAATGGTGGTAAAGATTTGACTGCCAAAAATTTCTCTGCGAGTAACGTAAGCTTCGGTTCTCGAAATATCGAGCCTAACTTTGTTAGCCTGGAAAAAACATATGCACAAGCAGATAGCTATATCGAATTGCTATTTAATGCAGAAGCAGGAATCATTAGAGCAGGTGGAGAAACAGGCCCAATGACATTTACAATCCAGAAAAATCAAAGCGGATCTTCTCAAGCAAATGATTATTCCTACAAAGATACTTCTGAATTAACAGAGTGGAATAAAGTAGCTGTTTACTATCAAGGTGATCTTGTATGGGGAACAGAACCTGATTTGAATAACTAA
- a CDS encoding VOC family protein codes for MNTPIINPALQIGLVKLRISQLERSLTYYTEVIGLKILRQDDTTADLTADGHTVLLQLEEIENAQILPRQSAAGLYHFAILVPDRTSLGLVLRNLAMRNQQIGQGDHLVSEALYLNDPDNNGIEIYADRPRSTWQKDERGQYIMGTDPVDVDGLLALAEGKEWTGLPAGTIIGHVHFHVPTLAAARQFYVDILGFEIMLTDDRSVLFISAGGYHHHLGLNVWAGVGAPIAPSNAAGISYYTLKMPDQASIQEVADRARAAGIPVEETEGQLWLTDPSNIQVRFYSDAS; via the coding sequence ATGAATACTCCTATCATTAATCCAGCACTTCAAATCGGGCTGGTCAAACTTCGTATTAGCCAATTAGAACGTTCATTAACTTATTACACCGAGGTTATTGGACTTAAAATATTACGTCAAGACGATACTACAGCAGACTTAACTGCGGATGGACATACTGTTTTACTTCAATTAGAAGAAATCGAAAATGCGCAGATTTTACCACGCCAATCTGCGGCTGGCTTATATCATTTTGCTATTCTTGTACCTGATCGGACTAGCTTAGGATTGGTGCTTCGTAATTTAGCGATGCGTAACCAACAAATCGGGCAAGGTGATCATCTTGTTAGTGAAGCATTGTATTTGAATGATCCTGATAATAACGGTATCGAAATCTATGCAGATCGTCCTCGTTCAACATGGCAAAAAGACGAACGCGGGCAATATATTATGGGAACTGATCCTGTTGATGTAGATGGGTTATTAGCACTGGCTGAAGGCAAAGAATGGACAGGGTTACCCGCAGGTACAATAATCGGACATGTTCATTTCCATGTGCCTACTTTAGCAGCGGCTCGTCAATTTTATGTCGATATATTAGGATTTGAAATTATGCTTACTGACGATCGCAGTGTGTTGTTTATCTCTGCGGGTGGTTATCATCATCATTTAGGACTCAATGTATGGGCAGGTGTTGGCGCTCCTATCGCTCCGTCAAATGCCGCCGGTATCAGTTATTACACATTGAAAATGCCAGATCAGGCTTCTATTCAAGAAGTTGCAGATCGTGCTAGAGCAGCCGGTATCCCTGTAGAAGAAACAGAAGGGCAATTATGGTTGACAGATCCTTCAAATATTCAAGTCCGATTTTATAGTGATGCTTCTTAA
- a CDS encoding DUF4190 domain-containing protein: MDPNQPYHPPGNQNPPPFAPYPPQYPMTNNGKAIAALVLGISSLAALLMLPGIGIVIGILGIIFGILALKELKTRRQAGQGMAIAGLICGALGTLIHLIMIAFIVFAFIAAFAYGTNEGSYSEDSYYEDGVETDINTDSFY; this comes from the coding sequence ATGGACCCAAATCAGCCTTACCATCCGCCCGGCAATCAGAATCCTCCCCCATTTGCTCCTTACCCACCACAATATCCGATGACTAATAACGGAAAAGCAATTGCAGCACTTGTTTTAGGTATTTCTTCTTTAGCTGCTTTGTTGATGTTACCTGGTATCGGAATTGTTATTGGTATATTAGGCATTATTTTCGGGATTCTTGCACTTAAAGAATTAAAAACACGTAGACAAGCAGGTCAAGGAATGGCAATAGCCGGATTAATCTGCGGTGCTTTAGGCACACTCATTCATTTGATTATGATCGCTTTTATCGTATTTGCTTTTATTGCGGCATTTGCGTATGGAACAAATGAAGGATCGTATAGTGAAGATTCATATTATGAAGATGGTGTGGAAACAGATATCAACACCGATTCTTTTTACTAA